The proteins below come from a single Mus musculus strain C57BL/6J chromosome 5, GRCm38.p6 C57BL/6J genomic window:
- the Ugt2b5 gene encoding UDP-glucuronosyltransferase 2B17 precursor has translation MPGKWISALLLLQISCCFRSVKCGKVLVWPMEFSHWMNIKIILDELVQRGHEVTVLRPSAYYVLDPKKSPGLKFETFPTSVSKDNLENFFIKFVDVWTYEMPRDTCLSYSPLLQNMIDEFSDYFLSLCKDVVSNKELMTKLQESKFDVLLSDPVASCGELIAELLQIPFLYSIRFSPGYQIEKSSGRFLLPPSYVPVILSGLGGQMTFIERIKNMICMLYFDFWFQMFNDKKWDSFYSEYLGRPTTLVETMGQAEMWLIRSNWDLEFPHPTLPNVDYVGGLHCKPAKPLPKDMEEFVQSSGDHGVVVFSLGSMVSNMTEEKANAIAWALAQIPQKVLWKFDGKTPATLGHNTRVYKWLPQNDLLGHPKTKAFVTHGGANGVYEAIYHGIPMIGIPLFGEQHDNIAHMVAKGAAVALNIRTMSKSDVLNALEEVIENPFYKKNAMWLSTIHHDQPMKPLDRAVFWIEFVMRHKRAKHLRPLGHNLTWYQYHSLDVIGFLLSCVATTIVLSVKCLLFIYRFFVKKENKMKNE, from the exons ATGCCTGGAAAGTGGATTTctgctctgctgctgctgcagatAAGTTGCTGCTTCAGATCTGTGAAATGTGGGAAAGTGTTGGTGTGGCCGATGGAATTCAGTCATTGgatgaacataaaaataatactGGATGAACTGGTACAGAGAGGCCATGAAGTCACTGTTCTGAGACCTTCAGCTTACTATGTTCTTGATCCCAAAAAATCACCTGGCCTTAAGTTTGAAACTTTTCCTACATCTGTCAGTAAAGACAATCTGGAAAATTTTTTCATTAAGTTTGTGGATGTGTGGACTTATGAAATGCCAAGGGATACATGTTTGTCATATTCTCCTTTACTGCAAAATATGATTGATgaattttctgattattttctaaGTCTTTGTAAAGATGTTGTTTCAAACAAAGAGCTCATGACAAAGCTACAGGAATCCAAGTTTGATGTCCTTTTGTCAGATCCTGTTGCTTCCTGTGGGGAGCTCATAGCTGAACTGCTCCAGATTCCTTTTCTGTACAGTATCCGCTTCTCTCCAGGCTACCAAATTGAAAAGTCCAGCGGGAGATTTCTACTCCCTCCCTCTTATGTACCTGTAATTCTGTCAGGATTAGGTGGACAAATGACATTCATAGAGAGGATAAAAAATATGATATGCATGCTTTATTTTGACTTTTGGTTCCAGATGTTTAATGATAAGAAATGGGACTCATTTTACAGTGAGTATTTGG GAAGGCCAACCACCTTAGTTGAGACAATGGGCCAAGCAGAAATGTGGCTCATTAGATCCAACTGGGATTTGGAGTTTCCTCACCCAACCTTACCAAATGTTGACTATGTTGGAGGACTCCATTGCAAACCTGCTAAACCCTTGCCTAAg GATATGGAAGAATTTGTCCAGAGCTCTGGAGACCATGGTGTGGTGGTCTTTTCTCTTGGGTCAATGGTTAGTAACATGACAGAAGAAAAAGCCAACGCAATTGCATGGGCCCTTGCCCAGATTCCACAAAAG GTTCTTTGGAAATTTGATGGCAAAACCCCAGCAACTTTAGGACACAATACCAGAGTGTACAAGTGGCTCCCCCAGAATGACCTCCTTG GTCATCCAAAAACCAAAGCCTTTGTAACTCATGGTGGGGCCAATGGTGTCTACGAGGCGATCTATCATGGAATCCCTATGATTGGCATTCCTTTGTTTGGAGAACAGCATGATAACATTGCCCATATGGTGGCCAAAGGAGCAGCTGTTGCATTGAATATCAGAACAATGTCAAAGTCAGATGTGCTCAATGCACTGGAGGAGGTCATAGAAAATCCTTT CTATAAAAAGAATGCTATGTGGTTGTCAACCATTCACCATGACCAGCCTATGAAACCCCTGGACAGGGCTGTCTTCTGGATTGAGTTTGTTATGCGCCACAAAAGAGCCAAGCACCTGAGACCACTTGGACATAACCTTACCTGGTACCAGTACCACTCTCTGGATGTGATTGGATTCCTACTCTCTTGTGTGGCAACCACTATAGTCCTTAGTGTAAAGTGCCTCTTGTTCATTTACCGATtctttgtaaagaaagaaaataaaatgaagaatgagTAG